Within Mercenaria mercenaria strain notata chromosome 15, MADL_Memer_1, whole genome shotgun sequence, the genomic segment ATCTGATAGCTTGACCAGGCCCTTTGGAAAAAATTGTATCTAGAAAGCATTTCTCCATATCGCTTTAAAGTAGTAAACATGTGTCTGTATGGTCCAAATGAACGTTTATACAACATCTTTGCTTCTATTTCTTCCGCTGCTGACATATTCTTACTAGTAGGAACTATGCCTTTTGTTTTCCAGTCTTCAACTAAATCTACAAGATCACTAGACATTGTTTCTAATTTTCCTATGAAATTAAATCGGAACTCGCAAGTGTCACAATGCATATACATAGGAGATAAATGATCGTTTAATCTAACTCTACGTTCGTACAAATTCAacacatatttaactaattcgaGAAAAGTTACATCATGCCCTAACATCTTGCTTACACGAGAAGCATGAGGTCTAATAGTGTTGATGACATCTGTTCCTATTATTTTCCAGTGTTCGTTTGGaagaaaaagtttgttttcatACGCAGAAAATAGTCTTGCGTATGGCTCTCTTACGAACATGAACGAGTATGCATTTCCCATCACTCGTATTGTTCTGCTTCGCAGTTCATTTGAAGTTATAGACATTTCGTCACACAATCCATCACACTGAAAAGTTCCAGACAGGAATTGCTCCATAAAGGCTGATCCGCATTTAGGAATATCGCAATAATAAAGGGAACGATTCATTAGAAACTTTCCACGCAATTGTAAATCATTCAAGTTATTAAAGATGTTTAATTTCCGGCATATTTCTTGAACTACTTGCGGTCTTTCTACACCACTTATGGATGTTTGCTGAAAATATTCGATTAAATAGAATGACATACCAACATCTATTTTCTGGTAAAAAGTAGTGTTGTGCAAAACTGGTGTtctttatacattatatattattattaacgAGAGTTAATCTAAAAGCAATGTCACCGAAA encodes:
- the LOC123550094 gene encoding uncharacterized protein LOC123550094 isoform X1, encoding MAFIRRYKVKKWIYRLIFPGILLFVFAQRSMLNSESKEIVDFKSAPSDATDRTSPIASTTTSLWSSTGNTDRHVEMPNSGNYQFLKDQTSISGVERPQVVQEICRKLNIFNNLNDLQLRGKFLMNRSLYYCDIPKCGSAFMEQFLSGTFQCDGLCDEMSITSNELRSRTIRVMGNAYSFMFVREPYARLFSAYENKLFLPNEHWKIIGTDVINTIRPHASRVSKMLGHDVTFLELVKYVLNLYERRVRLNDHLSPMYMHCDTCEFRFNFIGKLETMSSDLVDLVEDWKTKGIVPTSKNMSAAEEIEAKMLYKRSFGPYRHMFTTLKRYGEMLSRYNFFQRAWSSYQIRGLILKKYNMPFAEYEVAKVSYAQFGAEIKKALDASMGHKDELKAQREEALVQAYSSVPMDLMLKLKEFMKPDCLLFGYDDMPKLLFNRANVKTSVSYNYFKGL
- the LOC123550094 gene encoding uncharacterized protein LOC123550094 isoform X2; its protein translation is MSLNSLAIGAAWHGRDRQLLRHLVLKESKEIVDFKSAPSDATDRTSPIASTTTSLWSSTGNTDRHVEMPNSGNYQFLKDQTSISGVERPQVVQEICRKLNIFNNLNDLQLRGKFLMNRSLYYCDIPKCGSAFMEQFLSGTFQCDGLCDEMSITSNELRSRTIRVMGNAYSFMFVREPYARLFSAYENKLFLPNEHWKIIGTDVINTIRPHASRVSKMLGHDVTFLELVKYVLNLYERRVRLNDHLSPMYMHCDTCEFRFNFIGKLETMSSDLVDLVEDWKTKGIVPTSKNMSAAEEIEAKMLYKRSFGPYRHMFTTLKRYGEMLSRYNFFQRAWSSYQIRGLILKKYNMPFAEYEVAKVSYAQFGAEIKKALDASMGHKDELKAQREEALVQAYSSVPMDLMLKLKEFMKPDCLLFGYDDMPKLLFNRANVKTSVSYNYFKGL